The following are from one region of the Segatella oris genome:
- a CDS encoding HAD family hydrolase, whose amino-acid sequence MKQTVYLFDFDGTITTKDTLIEVIRYAVGTPRLLLGFLLFSPVLVLMKLHLYPNWKAKQRIFAYFFKGKTIEEFNELCHDFASESRQLLRPKALKTIAKAKEKGQIYVVSASIDNWVQPFLPDVKVAGTQVEVLDGRLTGRFTTPNCYGQEKVNRIQKLLTCPRTELHIIAFGDSRGDREMLNYADEAYYKPFRS is encoded by the coding sequence ATGAAACAAACGGTTTATCTCTTTGACTTTGACGGAACCATCACCACAAAAGACACGCTCATTGAGGTCATCCGTTATGCCGTGGGCACGCCGAGATTGCTCTTGGGTTTCCTGCTTTTCAGTCCTGTCTTAGTGCTGATGAAACTGCATCTCTATCCGAACTGGAAAGCCAAGCAACGCATCTTCGCCTATTTTTTCAAGGGAAAAACCATTGAAGAATTCAATGAGTTGTGCCATGACTTTGCTTCTGAAAGCCGACAGCTTCTGCGCCCTAAGGCCTTGAAAACCATTGCCAAGGCCAAGGAGAAAGGCCAAATCTACGTGGTCAGTGCCAGCATCGACAACTGGGTTCAACCGTTCTTGCCCGACGTGAAAGTAGCAGGCACGCAGGTTGAGGTGCTGGACGGCCGTCTGACAGGCCGCTTCACAACCCCCAACTGCTATGGGCAAGAGAAGGTGAACCGCATTCAAAAGCTGCTCACCTGCCCGCGAACAGAACTCCATATCATTGCCTTTGGCGACAGCCGAGGCGACCGTGAAATGCTCAACTATGCCGATGAAGCCTATTATAAGCCGTTTAGATCCTAA
- a CDS encoding acyltransferase family protein — MNYQLLTRAECKAMRGLAIIGIFMHNYCHWLNPVVKENEYQYFQSNTDWFRQVLSAPDELLPMHLLSFFGHYGVPVFLFLSAYGLVMKYETSADEQSLQRGRSGLESVFSFMKHHYKKLFKMMILGFVAFTMIDLMTPHSHHYEASDIVAMLGMFNNLLPHPDDIIWPGPYWFFGLMLQLYLVFRLFIARRHWSWTVGLMVVCVALQFCFGPESEELNRYRYNFMGGMLPFGLGILYARYGRPMDLKTHAALFVGSVFMIFWFSMSFTGWTFVPVFICTATVSLVKLFSMRPFQHVNKALVWTGGISAALFVCHPITRKIFIPLSRQGDYYAGFLLYIVTSVCLAWAFREIIKRIPIK, encoded by the coding sequence ATGAACTATCAACTGCTCACCCGTGCCGAATGTAAAGCCATGCGAGGGCTGGCTATCATCGGTATCTTCATGCATAACTATTGCCATTGGCTCAACCCGGTGGTCAAGGAGAATGAATATCAGTATTTTCAAAGCAATACTGACTGGTTCAGACAGGTGCTTTCAGCTCCCGATGAGCTGCTCCCCATGCATCTGTTATCGTTCTTTGGTCACTATGGTGTACCTGTTTTTCTGTTTCTAAGTGCCTATGGATTGGTGATGAAATACGAGACTTCAGCCGATGAACAGAGTCTGCAAAGAGGCAGAAGTGGGCTTGAAAGCGTCTTCAGCTTCATGAAACATCATTATAAAAAGCTGTTCAAGATGATGATATTGGGCTTCGTAGCCTTCACAATGATTGATCTCATGACCCCTCATTCGCATCATTACGAAGCATCAGACATCGTGGCTATGCTCGGCATGTTCAATAATCTTCTGCCTCATCCCGATGATATCATCTGGCCAGGTCCCTATTGGTTCTTCGGCTTAATGCTTCAACTCTATTTGGTTTTCCGCCTTTTCATCGCCCGCAGACATTGGAGTTGGACAGTCGGTTTAATGGTGGTTTGCGTGGCATTACAGTTCTGTTTCGGGCCAGAGAGCGAGGAACTGAACCGCTATCGCTATAATTTCATGGGCGGCATGCTGCCTTTCGGACTCGGCATTCTCTATGCCCGCTATGGTCGCCCCATGGATTTGAAGACACATGCAGCCCTGTTTGTCGGTTCTGTCTTCATGATTTTCTGGTTCAGCATGAGTTTCACAGGCTGGACTTTCGTACCTGTTTTCATCTGCACGGCAACCGTTTCATTGGTCAAACTGTTTTCCATGCGTCCCTTTCAACACGTCAACAAGGCCCTTGTTTGGACAGGAGGCATCAGTGCAGCCCTATTCGTTTGCCACCCCATCACACGTAAGATTTTTATTCCTCTCAGCCGACAGGGAGACTATTACGCAGGCTTCCTGCTCTACATTGTGACGAGCGTTTGCTTGGCATGGGCCTTCCGTGAAATCATCAAACGCATTCCCATCAAATGA
- a CDS encoding helix-turn-helix domain-containing protein — translation MKSELLHNLPEFIERNDITTAFGAVVAVAHANEDNVASFFNQLNLVHFYAVFLLIDGYAEVTINDKTIRLEQHSILRTAPMQHVGFVRSSSELGAYFLFIESDFYNDIIKNDDNLNDVIPLNLLNTYIYKALSESQTSEFMGIITQIECTISQPHIYKKEMLGFLVHLTQMHVRELVSHPITGLHDMKHKENIFKIFIHLASNNFRQQRQINFYADQMNITPTYLSRIVKEVSGNTVNGYLQSFLYGEACKLLRMTDMTIGEISFELNFKDHSAFTNFFKMKSGVSPKEYRNKEKSGFSHQ, via the coding sequence ATGAAAAGCGAACTGTTGCATAATCTGCCCGAATTTATCGAGCGAAACGATATAACCACAGCCTTTGGAGCAGTTGTGGCCGTAGCGCATGCCAACGAAGACAACGTCGCTTCATTCTTCAATCAGCTTAACTTAGTTCACTTCTACGCGGTTTTCCTGCTCATAGACGGGTATGCAGAAGTGACCATCAACGACAAGACCATCCGGTTAGAGCAGCATAGCATCCTGCGAACTGCCCCTATGCAGCACGTTGGTTTCGTCAGAAGCAGCAGCGAACTCGGTGCCTATTTCCTCTTCATTGAGTCTGATTTCTACAACGACATCATCAAGAACGACGACAATCTGAACGATGTCATTCCGCTTAACCTGCTGAACACCTATATTTATAAGGCGCTTAGCGAGAGTCAAACCTCAGAGTTTATGGGCATCATCACACAGATAGAGTGCACCATAAGCCAGCCGCACATTTATAAAAAAGAGATGCTTGGCTTCCTTGTCCACCTCACACAGATGCATGTCCGCGAGTTAGTGAGCCACCCCATCACAGGACTTCACGACATGAAACACAAGGAAAACATCTTCAAAATCTTTATTCATCTGGCATCGAACAACTTCAGACAGCAACGCCAAATCAATTTCTATGCCGACCAGATGAACATCACTCCCACCTATCTTTCACGCATTGTGAAAGAGGTTTCGGGCAATACGGTCAACGGATATCTGCAGAGTTTCCTCTACGGTGAAGCCTGCAAGCTGCTCCGCATGACCGACATGACCATCGGAGAAATATCATTCGAACTCAATTTCAAAGACCATTCAGCTTTCACTAACTTCTTTAAGATGAAGTCGGGAGTAAGCCCCAAGGAGTACAGGAATAAGGAAAAGAGCGGTTTCTCCCATCAATAA
- a CDS encoding GtrA family protein yields MKPIISRLDPNRRQQLGEVLRFALVGGIATLIQYGVYLLMLYAVSPTLANTIGYAVSFLFNFLASTRYTFKVKTNVRHGAGFALSHLINYGLQILMLHLFIAVGFSEKLAPIPMFCVCVPVNFLLVRFFLKR; encoded by the coding sequence ATGAAGCCTATTATAAGCCGTTTAGATCCTAACCGCCGACAGCAACTTGGCGAGGTTCTTCGCTTTGCCCTCGTGGGCGGTATAGCCACATTGATACAATATGGCGTTTATCTGCTGATGCTTTATGCCGTATCTCCCACCCTCGCCAACACCATAGGCTATGCCGTGAGCTTTCTTTTCAACTTCCTTGCCAGCACCCGTTACACCTTCAAAGTAAAGACCAATGTGCGCCATGGAGCCGGTTTTGCCTTGAGTCATCTTATCAATTACGGCCTGCAAATCCTCATGTTGCATCTCTTTATCGCTGTGGGCTTCAGCGAAAAGCTGGCACCCATCCCCATGTTCTGCGTCTGCGTGCCGGTGAATTTCCTGCTTGTAAGGTTCTTTCTGAAGCGATAA
- a CDS encoding putative transporter yields MDWINNLFTIHSSIQTVVILSIIIACGLGIGKLKVMGISLGIAFVFFVGIFAGHLGFSVDSTVLDYAETFGLAMFVYCLGLHVGPNFFGSLRHEGMALNIWSLVVVIVGTLFALLLIPLTGINLPDMVGLLCGATTNTPALGAATQALSHLGMSSGSVALATAVTYPLGVLGVIVAMIILRKFFVKPTDLEIQSVDSNDHTYIAEFEVINPATSGKDIATVSSMTHLKFIISRIWRGNEVIVPTAETVLKANDDLLVITTKEDEGAMEILFGKKINKDWNKEAIDWNAIDSLVESRILVLTRTELNGKRLGELHLRKSYGVNVSRVLRGDTKLLATGDLRLQYGDRITVVGQHEAVNHVEGYFGNSVKTLNEPNIGSILLGMFLGLALGTIPISIPGMESSVRLGIAGGPIIMGIIVGALGPKMHFISYTTQSASLMLRKLGLSLYLACLGLDAGKDFFGTVMRPQGLLWVGVGALITIVPVLIVGLIALKTKKFDFGTICGILCGSMANPMALGYANDTLKGDTASISYASVYPLGMFVRVIIAQIIVMFFAT; encoded by the coding sequence ATGGACTGGATAAATAATCTCTTTACCATTCATTCTTCCATTCAGACCGTCGTCATTCTGTCAATCATTATTGCGTGCGGTTTAGGCATCGGTAAGCTCAAGGTGATGGGCATTTCCCTTGGCATTGCATTCGTTTTCTTTGTGGGTATCTTTGCCGGGCACCTTGGTTTCAGCGTTGATTCCACTGTACTTGACTATGCTGAAACCTTCGGTTTGGCCATGTTTGTCTATTGTCTCGGTCTGCATGTAGGGCCCAATTTCTTCGGTTCTCTGCGTCATGAAGGCATGGCACTCAACATATGGAGTCTTGTTGTTGTCATTGTAGGAACACTCTTTGCTCTGTTGTTGATACCGCTCACAGGCATCAACCTGCCCGACATGGTAGGTCTGCTTTGCGGTGCAACTACCAATACACCGGCCCTCGGTGCAGCCACTCAAGCACTGAGTCACTTGGGAATGAGCAGCGGAAGTGTAGCCCTTGCCACTGCCGTTACCTATCCGTTGGGGGTGCTTGGCGTGATCGTTGCAATGATCATTCTGCGCAAATTCTTCGTCAAACCAACCGACCTTGAGATACAATCTGTCGACAGTAATGACCACACTTACATTGCCGAATTCGAGGTTATCAATCCTGCAACGTCGGGAAAGGACATTGCTACAGTGTCGAGTATGACGCATCTGAAATTCATTATCTCACGTATCTGGCGTGGAAATGAAGTCATTGTGCCCACGGCGGAGACCGTACTGAAGGCCAATGATGACCTGCTTGTCATCACCACGAAAGAAGATGAGGGTGCCATGGAAATCCTTTTCGGCAAGAAAATCAATAAGGATTGGAACAAGGAAGCTATCGACTGGAACGCTATTGACTCCTTGGTTGAGAGCCGTATCTTAGTGCTGACGCGCACTGAACTCAATGGGAAGCGACTCGGAGAGCTGCATCTTCGCAAGTCGTATGGCGTCAATGTGAGCCGTGTACTGCGTGGCGATACGAAGCTGTTGGCCACAGGTGACCTGCGATTGCAATATGGAGACCGCATCACAGTCGTGGGACAACACGAAGCCGTTAACCATGTTGAAGGCTACTTCGGCAATTCTGTCAAGACACTCAATGAACCGAATATCGGCAGCATTCTCCTGGGAATGTTCCTTGGGCTGGCGCTCGGCACTATTCCTATCAGTATTCCCGGCATGGAAAGTTCTGTCCGATTGGGCATTGCCGGCGGCCCTATTATCATGGGAATCATTGTCGGTGCACTCGGCCCGAAGATGCACTTCATCTCTTACACCACGCAATCAGCCTCGCTGATGCTGCGGAAACTCGGGTTAAGTCTTTACTTGGCATGTCTTGGTCTCGATGCAGGGAAAGACTTCTTCGGTACAGTGATGCGTCCACAGGGACTGCTTTGGGTGGGCGTCGGTGCGTTGATTACGATTGTTCCCGTGCTCATCGTGGGACTGATTGCATTGAAAACAAAGAAGTTTGACTTTGGAACCATCTGTGGAATTCTTTGCGGAAGCATGGCCAACCCTATGGCCTTAGGCTATGCCAACGATACTTTGAAGGGCGATACTGCCAGCATCAGCTATGCTTCGGTTTATCCGTTGGGCATGTTTGTGCGTGTGATTATCGCCCAGATTATCGTGATGTTCTTTGCAACATGA
- a CDS encoding pyridoxamine kinase, translated as MSKKQILLINDMAGYGKVATAAMLPILSYFGHPTYNLPTALVSNTLDYGKFNIMDTTDYIRGVFPVWKELCFTFDAIATGFIVSEKQAEIVSRYCLEQATTGTTIFVDPIMGDEGKLYNGVTPSTIKSMREMLSVAHLCYPNFTEACYLTDSTYDCKGVSLKEAYHMLDLLRKIGTKSVLITSIPVDGKPSVVGYNHISNEYFQLCYDEIPVHFPGTGDIFSAILIGHLLNDEPLTDATRKAMDGVYQLIFLNKDNEDKNRGIPLEQYLNIL; from the coding sequence CGTATTTCGGTCACCCGACTTACAATCTTCCGACGGCTTTAGTGTCGAATACGCTCGACTATGGTAAGTTCAACATCATGGACACTACCGACTACATACGCGGTGTTTTCCCTGTATGGAAAGAACTTTGCTTCACGTTTGACGCCATTGCCACAGGCTTCATCGTCAGCGAGAAACAAGCCGAAATCGTGTCGCGCTACTGTCTTGAGCAGGCCACTACAGGCACAACAATCTTCGTCGACCCTATCATGGGCGATGAAGGCAAGCTCTATAACGGTGTCACACCATCCACAATCAAGAGTATGCGCGAGATGTTGAGCGTGGCACATCTATGCTATCCCAACTTCACCGAGGCCTGCTACCTGACTGACAGCACGTATGATTGTAAAGGCGTCAGCCTGAAAGAAGCTTATCATATGCTTGACCTTCTGCGCAAGATTGGCACAAAGTCGGTGCTCATTACAAGCATTCCTGTCGACGGGAAGCCCTCTGTCGTGGGCTACAACCACATCAGCAATGAGTATTTCCAACTCTGCTATGATGAAATCCCGGTGCATTTCCCCGGCACAGGCGACATCTTTTCGGCCATTCTCATCGGTCATCTGCTCAACGATGAGCCTCTGACTGACGCCACACGCAAGGCAATGGACGGCGTCTATCAACTCATATTCCTCAACAAGGACAATGAAGACAAGAACCGAGGGATACCTCTTGAACAATATTTGAATATTCTCTAA
- a CDS encoding decaprenyl-phosphate phosphoribosyltransferase, translating to MNIKNYMKILRPKQWMKNFFVMLPLFFGGELFNGKALLAGAITFLAYSFAASSIYCFNDIHDVDDDRRHPVKCLRPIASGAVSASVAYVLMFICFALSMLSMLFLPDYALQTGGILLLYWLLNLAYCARLKQYAIIDVCIVAFGFVLRLLAGGFATHIPLSKWIVLMTFLITLFMSFAKRRDDVIRMERTGEAPRRNTIRYNLTFINQAITITASVTLVCYIMYTVSPEVIQNFQTDYLYLTTIFVLVGLLRYIQLTVVDQKSGDPTKVLLKDRFTQLVVVAWLLTFLLIIYVLKG from the coding sequence ATGAACATCAAGAATTACATGAAAATACTACGGCCGAAGCAGTGGATGAAGAACTTCTTCGTGATGCTTCCGCTGTTCTTCGGTGGCGAATTATTCAATGGGAAAGCGCTTCTGGCAGGTGCAATCACCTTCCTTGCCTATAGCTTTGCCGCCTCATCTATCTATTGTTTCAACGACATTCACGATGTCGATGACGACCGACGTCACCCTGTAAAGTGCCTCCGTCCTATTGCTTCGGGGGCTGTTTCCGCGTCAGTGGCCTACGTACTGATGTTCATTTGCTTTGCACTTTCCATGCTCAGCATGCTCTTCCTGCCCGACTATGCGCTCCAGACCGGCGGCATTCTCCTCCTCTACTGGCTGCTCAACTTAGCCTATTGCGCCCGTTTGAAGCAGTATGCCATTATTGATGTGTGCATCGTGGCCTTCGGTTTTGTACTCCGTTTGCTTGCCGGCGGCTTTGCAACTCACATTCCATTGAGCAAATGGATAGTGCTCATGACCTTCCTCATCACGCTTTTCATGAGCTTTGCCAAGCGTCGTGACGATGTCATTCGCATGGAACGAACCGGCGAAGCACCGAGAAGGAACACTATCCGCTATAATCTTACGTTCATTAATCAAGCCATCACCATCACTGCGAGCGTCACCTTGGTGTGCTATATCATGTACACGGTGAGCCCGGAAGTCATTCAAAACTTCCAAACCGACTATCTCTATCTGACCACTATCTTTGTTCTTGTGGGGCTGTTACGCTATATTCAGCTCACCGTTGTCGACCAAAAGAGCGGCGATCCGACCAAAGTGCTGCTCAAAGACCGCTTCACTCAGCTTGTCGTCGTGGCCTGGCTGCTGACATTCCTCTTGATTATCTACGTGCTGAAAGGATGA
- a CDS encoding phosphoethanolamine transferase, whose product MKIVKPLNCLFAKIFSPVKGNALFFVMMYVLSCLCAWITLPPFKGATVYENLYTEQFVDLYVICLLLMLVPLKARRWVRLFLYIILYSVALADTYCFVKFGSTLNPSMLMLVGETNSREALDFISSLLSADFLFSNVGWIILLAVFNIFLAYLPRIKRLHLPQFSIEKYYPLAGLFTLFMVVWGAVASAHNKAATWKLMSGRSIGEVEHTLTEKDHAVLYTPFSRLVFSIYANKLAAKQVDKLVAASDKVKVDSCSFRSPNIVLIIGESYGKHHSQQYGYFMPTTPRQIKREHRGFLVPYSDVVAPWNLTSYVFKNVFSMHVVGQQGDWCDYPLFPELFRKAGYKVQFLTNQFLIEANAAVYDFSGGFFLNNPTLNKAQFDLRNEKLHVFDEDLLADYDRFVKEGKIDTKGPNLTIFHLIGQHVNYRTRCPKKQYKFSADDYTEKRPELSEKQRTILSYYDNAVRYNDSIVDQICKRFENKDAIVIYMPDHGEECYEESRGFICRNHSAAIDWPLAHYEFEIPFWIYCSPKYAHRHPEIFREVVQARRRRFMTDALPHMLLYLAGIQAKDYHPEYNILSDHYDEMRPRILKATTDYDKLREAYYKEKKNKK is encoded by the coding sequence ATGAAGATAGTGAAGCCATTAAACTGCTTATTCGCAAAGATTTTCAGTCCCGTGAAAGGCAATGCATTGTTTTTTGTAATGATGTATGTGCTGAGTTGCTTGTGTGCCTGGATTACCCTACCGCCTTTCAAAGGTGCAACAGTCTATGAAAACCTATATACAGAGCAGTTTGTCGACCTCTATGTGATTTGTCTTCTGCTGATGCTTGTGCCCCTGAAAGCACGCAGATGGGTACGCCTCTTCCTCTACATTATATTATATAGTGTGGCATTAGCCGACACCTATTGCTTCGTAAAGTTCGGCTCTACGCTTAATCCTTCCATGCTGATGCTCGTTGGCGAGACCAACAGTCGCGAGGCATTGGATTTCATTTCGAGTCTTCTTTCGGCCGATTTCCTGTTCAGCAATGTCGGTTGGATTATCCTTCTGGCTGTGTTCAACATCTTTCTTGCCTATCTTCCACGCATCAAACGATTGCATCTTCCACAGTTTTCAATTGAGAAATACTATCCCCTTGCAGGACTGTTTACGCTGTTCATGGTCGTATGGGGCGCTGTTGCATCGGCCCACAACAAGGCGGCCACGTGGAAACTGATGAGCGGACGCTCGATAGGAGAAGTGGAACACACGCTCACCGAGAAAGACCATGCCGTGCTCTATACGCCTTTCAGCCGCCTCGTCTTCAGCATCTATGCCAACAAATTAGCTGCCAAACAGGTGGATAAACTCGTGGCTGCATCCGACAAAGTGAAGGTTGACAGCTGCTCATTCCGTTCACCCAACATCGTCTTGATTATCGGAGAAAGCTATGGAAAACATCATTCCCAGCAGTATGGCTACTTCATGCCGACCACGCCTCGACAGATTAAACGCGAGCATCGCGGCTTCCTTGTGCCCTATTCCGACGTGGTGGCACCATGGAACCTGACGAGTTATGTCTTTAAAAATGTATTCTCCATGCACGTCGTCGGACAGCAGGGAGACTGGTGCGACTACCCACTTTTCCCCGAATTATTCCGTAAAGCAGGCTATAAAGTGCAGTTCCTTACCAATCAGTTCCTGATAGAAGCCAACGCTGCCGTATATGATTTCAGCGGGGGATTCTTCTTGAATAACCCCACATTGAACAAGGCACAGTTTGACCTCCGCAATGAAAAACTGCACGTGTTCGATGAGGACTTATTAGCCGACTACGACCGTTTCGTGAAAGAAGGAAAGATAGATACCAAGGGCCCTAACCTCACCATATTCCACCTGATAGGTCAACATGTGAACTATCGCACGCGTTGTCCGAAGAAACAATATAAGTTCTCTGCTGACGACTACACCGAGAAACGCCCCGAACTGTCCGAGAAACAGCGCACCATATTAAGCTACTACGACAACGCCGTGCGTTATAATGACTCGATTGTCGACCAGATCTGCAAGCGATTTGAGAACAAAGATGCTATCGTTATCTATATGCCCGACCACGGAGAAGAGTGCTATGAGGAGTCGCGGGGCTTCATTTGCCGCAATCATTCGGCTGCCATCGACTGGCCATTAGCCCACTATGAGTTTGAAATTCCATTCTGGATATACTGCTCTCCGAAGTATGCGCACCGGCATCCGGAGATATTTCGCGAGGTCGTTCAGGCTCGCCGACGTCGCTTCATGACTGATGCGCTGCCCCACATGCTGCTTTATTTGGCTGGCATTCAGGCGAAAGACTATCATCCCGAATATAACATTCTGAGCGATCATTACGATGAAATGCGTCCCAGAATCCTAAAGGCGACCACCGATTACGACAAGTTGCGCGAAGCTTATTACAAGGAGAAAAAGAACAAGAAATGA
- a CDS encoding acyltransferase family protein, giving the protein MKIKDIELVNISRYRGELMGAAMLFIMLFHVSLPRNDLFFGLRRMGNIGVDMFLFLSGIGLWFSWMKKSSARHFFTKRYLRIYPAWLIMACLYYIPRFHGGDFMAWLDLIGDITINWDFWLHDELTFWYIPAIMMLYCFAPAYMELIRRHPIYRWLPVVMIMWCILVEYVTPIHQAVGHIEIFWSRVPIFFIGINMGEMVRTKQRIDGAGIWMVIILFVMTLFASIFLEQQRHGLFPLYVERMLYIPLTLTSILLLNRVFRRTPKWFNKTFKFVGALSLECYLIHIHFVLAYIPKSWSYWPTFMVCLLITLPLAFVLSKLVEYLSKQIEKTL; this is encoded by the coding sequence ATGAAAATCAAGGACATTGAACTCGTAAACATATCGCGTTATCGCGGTGAACTGATGGGAGCTGCCATGCTTTTCATCATGCTTTTCCATGTCAGTCTGCCGAGAAACGACCTCTTTTTCGGACTCAGACGAATGGGCAATATCGGTGTAGACATGTTCCTTTTCCTCAGTGGAATAGGTCTTTGGTTCTCATGGATGAAGAAGTCTTCTGCCCGACATTTCTTCACCAAACGCTATCTGCGCATCTATCCCGCATGGCTGATTATGGCCTGCCTCTACTACATTCCGCGCTTTCATGGCGGCGACTTCATGGCATGGCTCGACCTGATTGGCGACATCACTATCAACTGGGACTTCTGGCTCCACGATGAACTTACGTTCTGGTATATCCCTGCAATCATGATGTTGTATTGCTTTGCACCGGCTTACATGGAGCTTATCCGCCGACATCCCATTTACCGTTGGCTCCCCGTTGTCATGATTATGTGGTGCATTCTCGTGGAATATGTCACACCAATTCATCAAGCTGTGGGGCACATTGAAATCTTTTGGAGTCGCGTTCCCATTTTCTTCATCGGCATCAACATGGGAGAAATGGTGCGAACAAAGCAACGTATTGACGGCGCGGGCATCTGGATGGTGATTATTCTGTTTGTAATGACGCTCTTTGCAAGCATCTTTCTCGAACAGCAACGCCACGGATTGTTTCCCCTCTACGTGGAACGCATGCTCTATATTCCACTGACATTGACCTCAATCCTACTCTTGAACCGCGTTTTCCGACGCACACCGAAGTGGTTTAACAAGACATTCAAGTTCGTCGGTGCATTGAGTTTGGAGTGTTATCTCATTCATATCCACTTCGTCCTGGCCTATATTCCTAAGTCATGGAGCTATTGGCCAACCTTCATGGTGTGTCTTCTGATCACGCTTCCATTAGCATTTGTGCTCAGCAAACTCGTTGAATACCTATCCAAACAAATCGAGAAAACCCTATGA